Proteins encoded within one genomic window of Xiphophorus maculatus strain JP 163 A chromosome 11, X_maculatus-5.0-male, whole genome shotgun sequence:
- the LOC102236299 gene encoding solute carrier family 35 member F2-like: protein MEGPTEDSLCGKWRNGCRLDRNRLKDIFSCRLLKTIAMGQVLSLLICGTAGSCQYLADAGVETPMLQSFLNYALLLLTYTPTLCIHRGDANILKILRTKWWKYLLMGLADVEANYMVVKAYQFTTLTSIQLLDCFVIPVLMVLSWIFLKTRYRPLHFVAVVVCLLGVGAMVGADIVAGRNQGSESDVVLGDGLVLLSSVLYAVSNLCQEHTVKNLSRVEFLGMMGLFGTLISGVQLAALEINAVKAIKWDLYVFMLFAVYALCMYALYSFMPVVVRLTSATAVNLSLLTADLFSLFCGLFLFSYQFSVLYIVSFIIITVGFIMFNAVPTLSAVPDGAGPRAPDAAADPAADRLLAAGGDAQRTGTVEMFTPL, encoded by the exons ATGGAGGGGCCCACAGAGGACAGCCTGTGTGGCAAATGGAGAAACGGCTGCAGATTGGACAGAAACAGGCTGAAGGACATTTTCTCATG ccgGCTGCTGAAGACCATCGCCATGGGCCAGGTCCTGTCCCTGCTGATCTGTGGGACGGCGGGCAGCTGTCAGTACCTGGCCGATGCCGGGGTGGAGACGCCCATGCTGCAGAGCTTCCTGAACTACGCCCTGCTGCTGCTCACCTACACCCCTACCCTCTGCATCCACCGAG GTGACGCCAACATCCTGAAGATCCTCAGAACCAAGTGGTGGAAGTATCTGTTGATGGGTCTGGCCGATGTGGAGGCAAACTACATGGTGGTGAAGGCGTATCAGTTCACCACCCTGACCAGCATTCAG CTGCTGGACTGCTTCGTGATCCCGGTGCTGATGGTTCTCTCGTGGATCTTCCTGAAGACGCGCTACAGGCCGCTGCACTTCGTAGCCGTGGTGGTGTGCCTGTTGGGGGTGGGGGCCATGGTGGGGGCTGACATCGTAGCCGGGAGGAACCAGGGATCCG AAAGTGATGTGGTTCTGGGTGACGGCTTGGTTCTGCTCAGCTCCGTGCTCTATGCTGTGTCCAACCTGTGCCAGGAGCACACGGTGAAGAATCTGAGCCGGGTCGAGTTCCTGGGAATGATGGGACTGTTTGGGACTCTGATCAGCGGCGTGCAGCT GGCTGCACTAGAAATCAATGCTGTTAAAGCGATAAAATGGGATCTTTACGTCT TCATGCTGTTTGCGGTCTATGCCCTGTGTATGTACGCGCTGTATAGCTTCATGCCGGTGGTGGTGAGGCTGACCAGCGCCACGGCCGTCAACCTGTCGCTGCTCACCGCCGACCTGTTCAGCCTGTTCTGCGGCCTTTTCCTTTTCAGCTACCAG TTTTCTGTGCTGTACATCGTCTCGTTCATCATCATCACCGTGGGGTTCATCATGTTCAACGCCGTGCCGACGCTCTCCGCCGTACCGGATGGCGCCGGCCCGCGGGCGCCTGACGCCGCTGCCGATCCAGCCGCCGACCGGCTGCTGGCTGCAGGCGGAGACGCTCAGAGAACCGGAACGGTCGAGATGTTCACGCCTCTCTGA